A single window of Streptomyces cathayae DNA harbors:
- a CDS encoding FadR/GntR family transcriptional regulator, whose protein sequence is MPLNHPRRSALSEQVIAALRAQITSGEWPVGSRIPTEPELVEQLGVARNTVREAVRALAHNGLLDIRQGSGTYVVTTSELAGVMQRRFADADPGHIAELRSALESSAARLAAGRRTEKDLTQLDTLLLRREEAWESGAAEQFVAADTTFHLAVVAASHNDVLTELYADLSEVLRDWLRDDVGQELTPKAHLDHSRLLEAIRAGDATRAAEEAAAHSPACRPGRFRQPSGG, encoded by the coding sequence ATGCCCCTGAACCATCCCCGTCGTTCCGCGCTGTCCGAGCAGGTCATCGCCGCTCTGCGCGCCCAGATCACCTCGGGCGAGTGGCCGGTCGGCTCCCGCATCCCGACCGAGCCGGAGCTGGTCGAACAGCTCGGGGTGGCGCGCAACACGGTCCGCGAGGCCGTGCGCGCGCTGGCGCACAACGGGCTGCTCGACATCCGTCAGGGCTCGGGCACCTATGTCGTCACCACGAGCGAGCTGGCCGGGGTGATGCAGCGCCGCTTCGCCGACGCCGACCCCGGGCACATCGCGGAACTGCGCTCCGCCCTGGAGTCGTCCGCGGCGCGGCTGGCCGCCGGGCGGCGCACCGAGAAGGACCTCACACAGCTCGACACCCTGCTGCTGCGCCGTGAGGAGGCCTGGGAGTCGGGTGCGGCGGAGCAGTTCGTGGCGGCGGACACGACGTTCCACCTGGCCGTCGTGGCGGCGTCGCACAACGACGTGCTGACCGAGCTGTACGCGGACCTGAGCGAGGTGCTGCGGGACTGGCTGCGCGACGACGTCGGCCAGGAGCTGACCCCGAAGGCGCACCTGGACCACTCGCGGCTGCTGGAGGCGATCCGCGCGGGCGACGCGACGAGGGCGGCCGAGGAGGCCGCCGCCCACTCGCCGGCGTGCCGTCCGGGGCGGTTCAGGCAGCCTTCCGGTGGTTGA
- a CDS encoding CynX/NimT family MFS transporter has protein sequence MMYLMAGEELRTFTSTTARTAAPSEPRETEPREPEAGKAGDPETGGTAARAWTIRLLVVGIVLAALNLRPAITSLGPLLEEVRTDLAMSGSVAGLLTSVPPLCFAVFGVTAPRLARRFGAGAVVCAGMVAIGAGLLIRPFTGGTAGFLAASALALMGIAVSNVLMPVIVKQWFPDRVGSMTGLYSMALALGTAAAAAVTVPLTEALGGNWRSGLALWAALAVAAVLPWIPFTGKRGAPPAERTPAPGGPSPAGAPAPEVRITRSRTAWALAVFFGLQATVAYITMGWMPQIFRDAGVPASTAGLLLAFIMVMGVPLAFVIPRLATRLPRQGPIVLVLGVSGLVGYAGLYFAPAAGALVWVLLLGIANCAFPLALTMVGMRARSGAGVAKLSAFAQSTGYLISIPGPLLVGVLYQHSGGWGLPLALLAGLMIPQTIAGVLAGRDRTVEDEAAAR, from the coding sequence ATGATGTACCTCATGGCTGGTGAGGAACTCCGGACGTTCACGTCCACGACCGCACGCACGGCGGCTCCGTCCGAACCCCGGGAGACCGAACCCCGGGAGCCCGAGGCCGGGAAGGCCGGAGATCCGGAAACCGGGGGTACCGCCGCGCGCGCGTGGACGATCCGGCTGCTCGTCGTCGGCATCGTGCTGGCGGCACTGAACCTGCGCCCCGCCATCACCAGCCTCGGCCCGCTGCTCGAGGAGGTCCGGACCGACCTCGCCATGAGCGGCAGCGTGGCCGGGCTGCTCACCTCCGTTCCCCCGCTGTGCTTCGCCGTCTTCGGCGTCACCGCCCCGCGGCTGGCCCGCCGTTTCGGAGCGGGTGCGGTGGTGTGCGCCGGCATGGTCGCCATCGGCGCGGGCCTGCTGATACGCCCGTTCACGGGAGGCACGGCGGGCTTCCTGGCCGCCAGCGCCCTCGCGCTCATGGGCATCGCCGTCAGCAACGTCCTGATGCCGGTCATCGTCAAGCAGTGGTTCCCGGACCGGGTCGGCTCCATGACCGGCCTGTACTCCATGGCCCTCGCCCTGGGCACGGCCGCGGCCGCCGCGGTGACCGTGCCGCTGACCGAGGCACTGGGCGGGAACTGGCGGTCGGGACTCGCCCTGTGGGCGGCGCTCGCCGTGGCCGCCGTACTGCCCTGGATCCCGTTCACGGGGAAGCGGGGCGCACCACCGGCCGAGCGGACCCCCGCGCCCGGCGGGCCGTCGCCGGCAGGCGCGCCCGCGCCCGAGGTGCGCATCACCCGCAGCCGGACCGCCTGGGCGCTGGCCGTCTTCTTCGGACTCCAGGCGACCGTCGCCTACATCACCATGGGCTGGATGCCACAGATCTTCCGGGACGCGGGCGTGCCCGCGAGCACGGCCGGACTGCTGCTCGCCTTCATCATGGTGATGGGCGTGCCGCTCGCCTTCGTCATCCCGCGCCTCGCCACGCGCCTGCCCCGGCAGGGTCCGATCGTGCTCGTGCTCGGCGTGAGCGGCCTGGTCGGCTACGCCGGTCTGTACTTCGCACCGGCCGCCGGCGCCCTGGTCTGGGTGCTGTTGCTGGGCATCGCCAACTGTGCCTTCCCCCTCGCGCTCACCATGGTCGGGATGCGGGCCCGGTCCGGCGCGGGCGTGGCCAAGCTGTCGGCCTTCGCCCAGAGCACCGGCTATCTGATCTCCATCCCGGGACCCCTCCTGGTGGGCGTGCTCTACCAGCACAGCGGGGGCTGGGGCCTGCCGCTCGCGCTCCTGGCCGGCCTGATGATCCCGCAGACGATCGCCGGGGTCCTGGCGGGCCGTGACCGCACGGTGGAGGACGAGGCGGCGGCCCGCTGA
- a CDS encoding SixA phosphatase family protein: MSVAEPRRIVLFRHAKADWPPVTDHERPLAERGRMDAAVAGRKLVDSAIAFDLALCSTSTRTRETWKLAVHEFPQRPKTVYEERIYEASPGELITLLNETPDDAQNVLLVGHNPGVQGAAEILSGAAEGDAGERMSRRGYPAAAFAVLSFTGSWKSLEPGVATLLDYWAPSE, encoded by the coding sequence ATGAGCGTCGCAGAACCCCGCAGGATTGTCCTTTTCCGGCATGCGAAGGCCGACTGGCCACCGGTGACCGACCACGAGCGCCCGCTCGCCGAGCGCGGCAGGATGGACGCCGCAGTCGCCGGACGCAAGCTCGTCGACTCCGCCATCGCGTTCGATCTGGCCCTCTGCTCCACCTCGACCAGGACCCGGGAGACGTGGAAACTCGCGGTGCACGAGTTCCCACAGCGCCCGAAGACGGTCTACGAGGAGCGGATCTACGAGGCCTCGCCCGGTGAGCTGATCACCCTGCTGAACGAAACCCCCGACGACGCGCAGAACGTGCTTCTGGTCGGCCACAATCCCGGCGTCCAGGGGGCAGCCGAGATCCTCTCCGGGGCGGCCGAGGGGGACGCGGGGGAGCGGATGAGCCGTCGCGGCTATCCCGCCGCCGCCTTCGCCGTGCTGTCCTTCACCGGCTCCTGGAAGTCCCTCGAGCCCGGGGTCGCCACCCTGCTCGACTACTGGGCACCCAGCGAGTGA
- a CDS encoding transglycosylase SLT domain-containing protein translates to MSKNFLARGHIRALNRRHKIAVAGVAALGAAAIVFSATPSDASTTVTSEAAPTAQVAYSTEPIKDVKGTVTDQLAVSGVKTEQIAAKKQAAADAVAAKQADAAAAAAAKEQAVKEREATEAANRSAQRAEAGKAAPQTYGDNLDGWIRESMDIMKKHGIPGSYEGIHRNIIRESSGNPAAINLWDINAQNGIPSKGLLQVIPPTFEAYHVPGTPKDIYDPVSNITAACNYAADRYGSMDNVYSAY, encoded by the coding sequence ATGTCGAAGAACTTCCTCGCCCGAGGTCACATTCGTGCTCTGAACCGTCGCCACAAGATCGCCGTCGCCGGTGTCGCCGCTCTCGGTGCCGCCGCCATCGTCTTCTCGGCCACGCCGAGCGACGCGTCGACGACCGTCACGAGCGAGGCAGCTCCCACCGCGCAGGTCGCCTACAGCACCGAGCCGATCAAGGACGTCAAGGGCACCGTCACCGACCAGCTCGCCGTCTCGGGCGTGAAGACCGAGCAGATCGCGGCGAAGAAGCAGGCCGCGGCCGACGCCGTCGCCGCGAAGCAGGCCGACGCGGCTGCCGCGGCCGCCGCGAAGGAGCAGGCCGTGAAGGAGCGCGAGGCCACGGAGGCCGCCAACCGCTCCGCGCAGCGGGCCGAGGCCGGCAAGGCCGCCCCGCAGACCTACGGCGACAACCTGGACGGCTGGATCCGCGAGTCCATGGACATCATGAAGAAGCACGGGATCCCGGGTTCGTACGAGGGCATCCACCGCAACATCATCCGGGAGTCCTCCGGCAACCCGGCGGCCATCAACCTCTGGGACATCAACGCCCAGAACGGCATCCCGTCCAAGGGGCTGCTGCAGGTGATCCCGCCGACGTTCGAGGCGTACCACGTCCCGGGCACGCCGAAGGACATCTACGACCCTGTCTCGAACATCACCGCCGCCTGCAACTACGCGGCCGACCGGTACGGCTCCATGGACAACGTCTACAGCGCGTACTGA
- a CDS encoding FHA domain-containing protein — MPELVLETNGRTWTLDPSRSYTLGRDPQGDVVVDDARVSWRHVTISFNGHHWVVEDHGSTNGTFAQGQRVRHLEIGSDTALNLGNATDGPRVTLSGVSGAGAQAASPQQQPYAAQGVQGAVPGWVQQGQQEMYQQQSAQAGWQQQQAQAQQQSVPQQQSAPYVPQQQGPGGAAGAPPVYGDRSPTTFHQFSFGRVMRIGRALENDLVVSDLQVSRNHAEFHSTPDGRMEIRDLGSHNGTYVNGMPIAKGGTQLLGPADIVGVGHSTFRIVGDRLEEFVDTGEVSFSARHLTVTVDGGKQILKDVSFGVPEKSLIAVIGPSGSGKSTLLKALTGYRPANQGEVLYDNRNLYKQFAELRQRIGLVPQDDILHKELTVKKALGYAAKLRFPADTTAAERNARIDEVLGELKLDIHKDKKVTSLSGGQRKRVSVALELLTKPSLIFLDEPTSGLDPGMDRDVMQLLRGLADDGRTVLVVTHSVAELAICDKLLVMAPGGSVAYFGPPEEALNFFGYDTWADVFSAFENYRDYDWAGRWKGSQHYQMYAADIDAVAPQSVQVPAMQAMKPPKPQSWMSQFTTLVRRYISVIVSDKGFLALTVILPAVLGAVSLLIDADRGLLPNPPDPQTGRIIPNGTATTVLLILAVGACFAGAANSVRELIKERVIYERERATGLSRSAYLMSKVFVLGMITVLQGLMVGVIGFSSRELPEEGLVLGGFTLLELSIPIMALGFTSMMFGLIISSLVKTAEKTMPLLVMFAIVQVVFTGCLFALHGSIGVNQFSFLMPSRWAVAAAGATLDFNRISPPETAGDPDPLWEHTAGAWLMDMGALIALGVICGFFVARFLRRHEPEVMRK, encoded by the coding sequence GTGCCGGAACTCGTACTGGAAACAAACGGACGGACCTGGACGCTCGATCCGTCCAGGTCCTACACCCTGGGACGCGATCCGCAGGGGGATGTCGTGGTGGACGACGCCAGGGTGTCCTGGCGACACGTCACGATCAGCTTCAACGGCCATCATTGGGTCGTCGAGGACCATGGCAGCACCAACGGCACGTTCGCGCAGGGGCAGCGGGTCCGTCACCTGGAGATCGGCTCCGATACGGCGCTGAACCTGGGCAACGCGACCGACGGGCCGCGAGTGACCCTGTCCGGCGTGTCCGGCGCCGGGGCCCAGGCCGCCTCGCCGCAGCAGCAGCCGTACGCGGCGCAGGGAGTGCAGGGGGCGGTCCCGGGCTGGGTCCAGCAGGGGCAGCAGGAGATGTATCAGCAGCAGTCCGCGCAGGCCGGCTGGCAGCAGCAACAGGCACAGGCGCAGCAGCAGTCGGTGCCGCAGCAGCAGTCCGCGCCGTACGTACCGCAGCAGCAGGGCCCCGGTGGCGCGGCGGGGGCACCGCCGGTGTACGGCGACCGCAGCCCGACCACGTTCCACCAGTTCTCGTTCGGCCGCGTGATGCGCATCGGCCGTGCCCTGGAGAACGACCTGGTCGTCTCCGACCTGCAGGTCTCCCGGAACCACGCCGAGTTCCACTCGACGCCCGACGGCCGCATGGAGATCCGCGACCTGGGCTCGCACAACGGCACCTACGTCAACGGTATGCCGATCGCCAAGGGCGGCACGCAGCTGCTCGGCCCGGCCGACATCGTGGGCGTCGGCCACTCGACGTTCCGGATCGTCGGTGACCGGCTCGAGGAGTTCGTCGACACCGGTGAGGTGTCCTTCTCGGCCCGCCACCTCACCGTCACGGTCGACGGCGGCAAGCAGATCCTCAAGGACGTCTCCTTCGGCGTCCCGGAGAAGTCGCTGATCGCGGTCATCGGCCCCTCCGGCTCCGGCAAGTCCACCCTGCTCAAGGCGCTCACCGGGTACCGGCCCGCAAACCAGGGCGAGGTCCTCTACGACAACCGGAACCTCTACAAGCAGTTCGCCGAACTGCGCCAGCGCATCGGTCTGGTCCCGCAGGACGACATCCTGCACAAGGAGCTGACCGTCAAGAAGGCCCTCGGGTACGCGGCCAAGCTCCGCTTCCCGGCCGACACCACGGCCGCCGAGCGCAACGCCCGCATCGACGAGGTGCTGGGCGAGCTGAAGCTGGACATCCACAAGGACAAGAAGGTCACGTCGCTCTCCGGCGGCCAGCGCAAGCGGGTCTCGGTGGCGCTGGAACTGCTCACCAAGCCGTCGCTGATCTTCCTCGACGAGCCGACCTCGGGTCTCGACCCGGGCATGGACCGCGACGTCATGCAGCTGCTGCGCGGGCTCGCCGACGACGGGCGCACCGTCCTCGTCGTCACCCACTCGGTGGCCGAGCTGGCGATCTGCGACAAGCTCCTGGTGATGGCACCCGGGGGATCGGTCGCCTACTTCGGTCCGCCCGAGGAGGCGCTGAACTTCTTCGGCTACGACACCTGGGCCGACGTCTTCTCCGCCTTCGAGAACTACCGCGACTACGACTGGGCGGGCCGCTGGAAGGGCTCGCAGCACTACCAGATGTACGCGGCGGACATCGACGCGGTCGCGCCGCAGTCCGTACAGGTCCCGGCGATGCAGGCGATGAAGCCGCCGAAGCCGCAGAGCTGGATGTCGCAGTTCACCACACTGGTGCGCCGCTACATCTCGGTGATCGTCTCCGACAAGGGGTTCCTCGCCCTGACGGTGATCCTGCCGGCCGTCCTCGGCGCGGTCAGCCTGCTCATCGACGCCGACAGGGGTCTGCTGCCGAACCCGCCCGACCCGCAGACCGGCCGGATCATCCCGAACGGCACGGCGACCACGGTCCTGCTGATCCTCGCGGTCGGCGCCTGCTTCGCCGGTGCCGCGAACTCCGTACGTGAGCTGATCAAGGAACGGGTCATCTACGAGCGGGAGCGCGCGACCGGCCTGTCCCGCTCGGCGTACCTGATGTCCAAGGTGTTCGTGCTCGGCATGATCACCGTGCTGCAGGGCCTGATGGTCGGCGTCATCGGCTTCTCCAGCCGGGAGCTCCCCGAGGAGGGGCTGGTGCTCGGCGGCTTCACGCTGCTGGAGCTGTCCATCCCGATCATGGCGCTCGGCTTCACCTCGATGATGTTCGGCCTGATCATCTCCTCGCTGGTGAAGACCGCCGAGAAGACCATGCCGCTGCTGGTGATGTTCGCGATCGTCCAGGTCGTCTTCACCGGCTGTCTGTTCGCGCTGCACGGCTCGATCGGCGTCAACCAGTTCTCGTTCCTGATGCCGTCGCGCTGGGCGGTCGCCGCCGCCGGTGCCACGCTGGACTTCAACCGGATCAGCCCGCCGGAGACCGCGGGCGACCCCGACCCGCTGTGGGAGCACACGGCGGGGGCCTGGCTCATGGACATGGGCGCGCTCATCGCCCTCGGCGTGATCTGCGGCTTCTTCGTGGCCCGCTTCCTGCGCCGCCACGAGCCCGAGGTCATGCGCAAGTAA
- a CDS encoding streptophobe family protein, with protein sequence MSAATGVGTAGHGARVPWGDVVMSAVTAVSWALIGMTGTAALGLRLLDADSAGSLGPMTAAVVASAAGGSVTPSVEVSAFGLSGAEVSTAFGVTPLGVSLVGALLLSSFFLRSLRAAGDVLPLAELAARAGSVVTLFVGMTGGLVWAGHGVVTVDGAALGPDGLPGAGGGHGGIEIPGLGEVGGLLPERIGDLVDAKAVVGFTVDTVPTLLGGLGWSAGVLVVALLASRRTPLPRGWGVLHRAVRPAVSALVVVGLVAVAAGYAAAGYAAIGDDHPRRIAGAVLLGAPNGVGLSLPLGLFVPWEGRATGALLGVLPHPLDDLLRTDSGRPVTLARLAGYDERVWLLGVAAAVTMLLAGVLAAARTPLGRAEGAGAAGAAREGGAAGFAGRCALRLGIATAPALPLLVWSAEVSADASLSVLGFDAFGTGVELRGHLAVALLLGAVWGAGAGAAGALLAWASGAAGRRAAPWARVAAGGGAVEDAGRPGHAEDAAEPGGGPGVGPRPAGAGVGPYAPGVPYRPPDPGTNPYLVVPEELRGRPEARPGGAGHRPGAWSGHAPPPEPEDTRPPGPPTALGDIRPPGRPPNEPPGDEGAEVPDDGGLSGAPTVIRPVWPSPPAPLPERAPRGRPGSGRSGRGAGPSAGKRPSLWPDEGPPPPPPPPPPPRRPGGGR encoded by the coding sequence ATGAGCGCTGCCACGGGCGTCGGTACCGCGGGGCACGGCGCGCGCGTGCCGTGGGGGGATGTCGTGATGTCCGCGGTCACCGCGGTGAGCTGGGCGCTGATCGGGATGACGGGGACGGCGGCGCTCGGGCTGCGTCTGCTGGACGCGGACTCGGCGGGTTCGCTGGGGCCGATGACGGCCGCGGTGGTGGCGTCGGCGGCCGGCGGCTCGGTCACGCCGTCCGTCGAGGTGTCGGCGTTCGGGCTGTCGGGCGCGGAGGTGAGTACGGCCTTCGGGGTCACGCCGCTGGGGGTGAGCCTGGTGGGCGCGTTGCTGCTGTCGTCCTTCTTCCTGCGGTCGCTGCGGGCCGCGGGCGACGTTCTGCCCCTGGCCGAACTCGCCGCACGCGCCGGCTCGGTCGTGACGCTCTTCGTGGGGATGACGGGTGGCCTGGTGTGGGCGGGCCACGGCGTCGTCACCGTCGACGGGGCCGCGCTGGGTCCGGACGGATTGCCGGGAGCCGGCGGGGGGCACGGCGGGATCGAGATCCCGGGGCTGGGTGAGGTCGGGGGCCTGCTGCCGGAGCGGATCGGTGATCTCGTCGACGCGAAGGCCGTGGTCGGGTTCACCGTCGACACCGTGCCGACGCTGCTCGGTGGCCTGGGCTGGTCGGCCGGCGTCCTGGTCGTCGCGTTGCTGGCGTCCAGGCGTACTCCGCTGCCGCGCGGCTGGGGCGTCCTGCACCGCGCCGTACGGCCCGCGGTGTCCGCCCTCGTCGTGGTGGGCCTGGTGGCGGTGGCGGCGGGGTACGCGGCGGCGGGGTACGCGGCGATCGGCGACGACCATCCCCGGCGGATCGCGGGAGCGGTCCTGCTGGGGGCACCGAACGGGGTGGGGCTCAGCCTCCCGCTCGGCCTGTTCGTGCCGTGGGAGGGGCGGGCGACGGGGGCGCTGCTCGGCGTTCTGCCGCACCCCCTGGACGACCTGCTGCGGACGGACTCCGGCCGGCCGGTCACCCTGGCCCGGCTGGCCGGGTACGACGAGCGGGTGTGGCTGCTGGGGGTGGCGGCCGCGGTGACGATGCTGCTGGCCGGTGTGCTGGCGGCGGCGCGGACACCGCTGGGGAGGGCGGAGGGTGCCGGTGCGGCCGGTGCCGCACGGGAAGGGGGCGCCGCGGGTTTCGCCGGGCGGTGTGCGCTGCGGTTGGGGATCGCGACGGCGCCGGCTCTGCCGCTGCTGGTGTGGTCGGCGGAGGTGTCGGCGGACGCCTCGCTGTCCGTGCTCGGCTTCGACGCGTTCGGTACGGGTGTCGAGCTGCGCGGTCACCTCGCCGTGGCGCTGCTCCTGGGTGCCGTCTGGGGTGCGGGCGCGGGCGCGGCGGGGGCACTGCTGGCATGGGCGAGCGGTGCCGCGGGGCGGCGGGCGGCGCCATGGGCGCGGGTCGCGGCCGGGGGCGGGGCGGTGGAAGACGCCGGGAGGCCGGGGCACGCCGAGGATGCCGCTGAGCCGGGGGGCGGCCCGGGAGTCGGGCCGCGACCGGCCGGGGCGGGCGTCGGACCGTACGCGCCGGGGGTGCCGTATCGGCCACCGGATCCGGGGACGAATCCGTATCTGGTGGTGCCCGAGGAGCTGCGGGGGCGGCCGGAAGCCCGGCCGGGTGGTGCGGGGCACCGGCCCGGCGCGTGGTCGGGGCACGCGCCCCCGCCGGAGCCCGAGGACACGCGACCGCCCGGTCCGCCGACGGCACTCGGTGACATCCGGCCGCCCGGCCGGCCCCCGAACGAGCCTCCCGGGGACGAGGGGGCAGAGGTACCGGACGACGGCGGCCTCTCCGGCGCTCCGACCGTGATCCGTCCCGTCTGGCCGTCGCCCCCGGCGCCGCTCCCGGAAAGGGCCCCACGCGGGCGGCCCGGGAGCGGGCGGTCCGGGCGTGGTGCCGGACCGTCCGCGGGGAAGCGGCCGTCACTGTGGCCGGACGAGGGGCCTCCGCCTCCGCCGCCCCCTCCCCCGCCGCCACGTCGCCCCGGCGGGGGCCGGTGA
- a CDS encoding SGM_5486 family transporter-associated protein has protein sequence MPVLDPNPQNGQKKLLLVFGAFFAIFIVIGVIATILAP, from the coding sequence ATGCCAGTCCTCGACCCGAACCCGCAGAACGGCCAGAAGAAGCTGCTGCTCGTCTTCGGAGCCTTCTTCGCCATCTTCATCGTCATCGGTGTGATCGCGACCATCCTCGCGCCGTGA
- the fabI gene encoding enoyl-ACP reductase FabI, whose amino-acid sequence MSGILEGKRVLITGVLMESSIAFHTAKLAQEQGAEIILTAFPRPTLTERIARKLPKPAKVIELDVTNDEHLGRLADVVGEELGGLDGVVHSIGFAPQDALGGNFLNTPFESVSTAMHVSAFSLKSLTMACLPLMPNGGSVVGFTFDAQYAWPQYDWMGPAKAALEATSRYVARDLGKQNVRCNLISAGPIGSMAAKSIPGFSELASVWDTRAPLEWDLKDPEPAGRGAVALLSDWFPKTTGEIVHVDGGLHAIGA is encoded by the coding sequence ATGAGCGGAATTCTCGAGGGCAAGCGCGTCCTGATCACCGGTGTGCTGATGGAGTCCTCCATCGCCTTCCACACGGCCAAGCTGGCCCAGGAGCAGGGCGCCGAGATCATCCTGACCGCGTTCCCGCGGCCCACCCTGACCGAGCGCATCGCCAGGAAGCTCCCCAAGCCCGCCAAGGTCATCGAGCTCGACGTGACCAACGACGAGCACCTGGGCCGCCTCGCGGACGTCGTGGGCGAGGAGCTCGGCGGCCTCGACGGCGTCGTGCACTCCATCGGCTTCGCGCCGCAGGACGCGCTCGGCGGCAACTTCCTCAACACGCCGTTCGAGTCGGTCTCCACGGCCATGCACGTCTCGGCGTTCTCCCTGAAGTCGCTGACCATGGCCTGCCTGCCGCTGATGCCGAACGGCGGTTCCGTCGTCGGCTTCACCTTCGACGCGCAGTACGCCTGGCCGCAGTACGACTGGATGGGACCGGCCAAGGCCGCCCTGGAGGCGACCAGCCGCTACGTGGCGCGTGACCTGGGCAAGCAGAACGTCCGCTGCAACCTGATCTCGGCGGGCCCGATCGGTTCCATGGCCGCCAAGTCCATCCCGGGCTTCAGCGAGCTGGCCTCCGTGTGGGACACCCGGGCCCCGCTGGAGTGGGACCTGAAGGACCCGGAGCCGGCCGGCCGCGGCGCCGTCGCCCTGCTGAGCGACTGGTTCCCGAAGACCACCGGCGAGATCGTCCACGTGGACGGCGGTCTGCACGCCATCGGCGCCTGA
- the serB gene encoding phosphoserine phosphatase SerB has translation MNASQTSDVPTLLVKIFGKDRPGITAGLLDTLAAYSVDVVDIEQVVTRGRIVLCVLVTEPAQGLEGSLRVTVHNWAESMKMQAEIISGIGDNRPRGLGRSLVTVLGHPLTAETAAAIATRITKTGANIDRVFRLAKYPVTAVEFAVSGVETEPLRTALVTDASKLGVDVAVVAAGLHRRAQRLVVMDVDSTLIQDEVIELFAAHAGCEDQVAEVTEAAMRGELDFEESLHARVRLLAGLDASVVDKVRSEVRLTPGARTLVRTLKRLGYQVGVVSGGFTQVTDDLKERLALDFAHANTLEIVDGKLTGRVTGEIVDRPGKARLLRRFAAEAGVPLSQTVAIGDGANDLDMLNAAGLGVAFNAKPVVREAAHTAVSFPFLDTVLYLLGITREEVEAADILDLD, from the coding sequence ATGAACGCATCGCAGACCTCGGACGTTCCCACACTCCTTGTCAAGATCTTCGGCAAGGACCGACCCGGTATCACCGCCGGTCTCCTCGACACCCTCGCCGCCTACTCCGTCGACGTGGTCGACATCGAGCAGGTCGTCACCCGTGGCCGAATCGTGCTGTGCGTGCTCGTGACCGAGCCGGCACAGGGCCTGGAGGGCAGCCTGCGGGTGACCGTCCACAACTGGGCCGAGTCGATGAAGATGCAGGCGGAGATCATCTCCGGCATCGGCGACAACCGTCCGCGCGGACTCGGCCGTTCCCTGGTCACCGTACTGGGCCATCCGCTCACCGCGGAGACGGCGGCGGCGATCGCCACGCGGATCACGAAGACCGGCGCCAACATCGACCGTGTCTTCCGGCTCGCCAAGTACCCGGTGACCGCGGTGGAGTTCGCGGTGTCCGGCGTGGAGACGGAGCCGCTGCGCACCGCCCTGGTGACCGACGCGTCGAAGCTCGGGGTCGATGTCGCCGTGGTCGCGGCCGGTCTGCACCGCCGGGCCCAGCGCCTGGTCGTCATGGATGTGGACTCCACCCTCATCCAGGACGAGGTGATCGAGCTCTTCGCCGCCCACGCCGGCTGCGAGGACCAGGTCGCCGAGGTGACCGAGGCTGCGATGCGCGGGGAACTGGACTTCGAGGAGTCGCTGCACGCGCGGGTGCGGCTGCTGGCGGGGCTGGACGCCTCCGTGGTGGACAAGGTGCGCAGCGAGGTGCGGCTGACACCGGGTGCCCGCACCCTGGTCCGCACGCTGAAGCGGCTCGGTTATCAGGTGGGCGTGGTCTCCGGGGGGTTCACCCAGGTCACGGACGATCTGAAGGAGCGGCTGGCGCTGGACTTCGCCCATGCCAACACCCTGGAGATCGTCGACGGAAAGCTGACCGGCCGGGTGACGGGCGAGATCGTGGACCGGCCGGGCAAGGCGCGGCTGCTGCGCCGGTTCGCGGCCGAGGCGGGCGTCCCGCTGTCGCAGACCGTGGCGATCGGCGACGGCGCGAATGACCTGGACATGCTCAACGCGGCGGGTCTCGGTGTCGCGTTCAACGCCAAGCCGGTGGTGCGCGAGGCGGCCCACACCGCGGTGAGCTTCCCCTTCCTGGACACGGTCCTGTATCTGCTGGGCATCACCCGCGAAGAGGTCGAGGCGGCGGACATCCTCGACCTGGACTGA